DNA from Chiloscyllium plagiosum isolate BGI_BamShark_2017 chromosome 35, ASM401019v2, whole genome shotgun sequence:
TGCATAAGATTCCATGAGATTGGAAAACAGTGAatgcaactcctttattcaacAAGGGAGGAAGACAGGAAACAGGAAACTGCAAGGCATTCAGCTCAACATGTGTCATAAAAATGATCTTTGAAACTATTATTAAAGGTGTTATAGAATGGCCCTTAGAAGTTCAAGTTAATCATGCTGAGTAAACATGAAAATCATTTAACTAACTCAcaggagttttttgaagaattaacatgtACTACAGATAAAGGGGCACCAATGGATTTactgaagacatttgataaggtgccaaatCAAAGGTTACTGTGGAAATTAAACTTGTGGTGCATGGGATAacatattgtcatggacagaagATTGTTTAACTAACAAGCAGACAGTAGGCATAAAGGAGTCTTCTTCTGATTGGCAAAGCATAATGaggcaaaaagtgtggtgttggaaaagcaaagccagtcaggcagcattcgaggagcaggagagcataagcccttcatcaggaatgaggcttgtgggccaagggagcAGAGCGATAAATGTGAGGGGGATGGTGTGGGGGTATTGGGggagtagctgggaatgtgaaaagtagatgaaggtgggagtgaaagtgataggtcagaaaggagggtggagcggataggtggaaaggaagatggacaagtaggacagttcaagagggcagtgccgagttggaaagttggatctgggataaggtgggaggaggagaaatgaggaaactggtgaaatccacattgatcccacatggttggaggttcccaaggcagaagatgaggcattcttccttcaggcgtcaggtggctagagtttggtgtggaggcagcccaggacttgactctccttggtggagtgggaggaggagttaaagtgtttggccacagggttgtggggttggttagtgcgtgtgtcccagagctgttgtctgaaacattccgcaagttggcagcctctctccccagtgtagaggagactacattgagcACAATGGAAACAGTacatgacgtgtgtggaagtgcaggtaaatctctgtcagatgtggaaggatccattggggccttggacagaggtgtgggcgcaggttttgcatttcttgtggaggcagggaaaggtgctgggaggggagggtggggaaggggcatggacctaataagggagttgcagagggaatggtctctacaaaatgcagataggggtggggagggaaatatatccctggttgtgaggtctgtttgtaggtggcagaaatggtggagggtgatgtgatgtatctgaaagttggtgggatggaaggcgaGGACCAAgagggttctgttcttgttacaGTTGCAGGGGTGggtttcaagggcagaggtgcgagaagtggaggagatgcactggagggcatcgttgaccacgtgggagggaaaattgtggtctttgaatttggaggccatctgggatgttctatggtggaattggtcctcctgggaccagatgcggcagaggcagaggatttgggaataagggatagcatttttacaggaggcagggtgagaggaggtgtagttcaggtagctgtgagagttggTGGATTTGAAGTAAATGtgcatgttgagtcggtcacttgcaatggagatggagagctCCAGTAAGGGGAGGGGTCCAGGATTGTCAGGTGAACTTGAGATTGGGGTGGAacgtgttcatgaagttgatgaactgtttaacctccttgtgggagcatgaggtagcactgatacagtcatcgatgtagcagaggaagaggtggggagtggtgccgatgtaactacagaagatggactgctccacgtcaaagagacaggcatagctggggcccatgcgggtgcctgTGGCTACCATTGTGATCTGAAGGGTGTGCGAAGATTTGAAGgtgaaattgttgagggtgaggaccagatcAGCCAATCGAacgagtgtgtcagtggaaggatactggttgggtccacaggagaggaagaaacagagggcttggaggctttcGTTATGGCCGATGGATGTGTACAGAGAttggatgtccatcgtgaagatgaggcattggagaccggggaaatgaaagtcatagaggaggtggagggcaagGGTCGTGTCTTGAATGTATTTGGGGAGATcgtggaccaagggggacaggatggtgtcaagtagGCGGAGATAAGTTTGGtgaggcaggaacaggctgagatgatgggtcgaccagggcagtcaggtttgtgaatttgtgaagcattttgagGGGTTGTACCACAGGGAGCAATGCTGGgtcctcaacattttacaatttgcataagtgaaataaaaactgaaagcatggttgctaaatttgatgacacaaagatcgggAGAAAATTGAGCTGTGAAGAAGACAATAGAAGGCTACCAAGAGATatagacaagttaagtgagtggcaaACATGCAAAAGatgcaaaattgtccattttgacaaaGAATTAAGAGCATATTATACAACTAGTCAGAAGTTACAAActctgaaatgcagagggatctgggtgtcataATGAATGTGTGTGTAGGCACAGCAGTAATTTGAGAGCTAACTGAAGGCTTTCTTATtgcaagagaaattgagaacaaTCATTATGCGTCAGTTATAGAGGgcatggtgagaccacacctgagtACCGTACGCAGTACTGGTTTCTTTAGATAAAGGAAGTATCAAAATGCATTAGAAATAGTTCACTGGACTAACAGTTGGAATCGGTGGGTTGCTTGATGTGTAAAGGTCGGGCAGACCACGCTTggattcattggagtttagaagattaagaggtgtcCGAATTGAAACGTACAAGATCTAGAAGGGTTTGGACAGGGCAGATCTGGAAAATACATTTCATTCTGTGGAGGAGTCTACAAACAggggtcactgtttcaaaataatggttcgtccatttaaaacagagattaaaatcaacaccaggttatagtccaacaggtttatttggaagtacaagctttcggagtgctgctccttcatcaggaagctagcAGGGCAGGATGCGGAGCTGAGGAGGAAGATTTCACACAGgcttgagtgtctttggaattctttatcttAAAAGACAGTGGAAGTGGAGCACAGTCTTTGAATATCTTTAGGATAGAGATAGAAAAATTCTTGATAAGGAGTGATAGGTAATGGGCTGGTAGAATGCAATGTGGAATGATCAGATTAACAGATTATCTTCTGTGGAAGGAACCGGCCAATAGGGCTGACAGCCTGCTCCTAACCCAAATATAGAGCACCTCAAATGAAACGGAGATTGTTGTGACATCCCACACCTTACTCACACTTGCAACGCTAATACTGAGCAGACAAACTGACATGGTCTTGTCTTACAGGCTTTATGCTCTGTGTCATTTCCCCCATCCTTGAACAAATTAACATTTCCCcaacacctcaatcaagtcacccctaaaccttcttttctctaatgaaaacagccccaagtgtctgtTATGCTCTGTGTCATTTCCCCCATCCTTGAACAAATTAACATTTCCCCAATTTCATATCGAAAATTAAGTTGTTAGCTAACTTCACAAGCACTCAATTAATCATCAGCTGTGCCAAAGACACCAGAATGAAACTATTCAATTTTTCATCTTAGCAGATGACaaaggattgaaaattggttcAATTAGGACTTGAAGCATCAACAAATCGGCTTatggaacaacacttcatctcaGACACGTGACAATATCTTAGTGCCATCTGGGACATGCTGAGATTAAGAGGATAGCCGGGGGTGGGGTCAGAAGACAGGATTTTCTTTTGAGCCGATTGACAGAAAGGTACTTTTCAAAACTGCTTTGCCACAGTCTCAAGGTATGTTAATCTCCCCCTCTTCTACACCACCTCACTCTTGCAGAATCCCTACAAGCTTATATCGATACAAGTATTAAGGAGATAGTGGCAGGGTGTTTCATTACAGGACACTATGTAAACATAAATATCACATTGACTGTAAAGCTGATGTTACTGTTGGTGCACTGTATCAATGTATCACTATTGTAACTTCAGATTACCGTGGAATGCAACTCTCAAATTAATTTGCACTAACTATCTAAATGTGACTTCCAGTTGCTGTCGGTGATCATTGAGAATCTATGGGAAACACATTATTCACCATAACCAGGAGCTGGCCTACAAAAGGAGGCAGTGTTAAGTGTCTGGAGAATTGGGAGAAGATATAAATCAGTGACGCCTGCTACAAGAAACCCTACAAGCCtgatttcttttaaatctctctggaagcaaacattcttcactgttgacCAGCTTAATCATCAATGAGACGACAGAGCAGTGCTCTGACATGTATGACTAACCATCAAACATTTATCTAAGCCTTTATACAAATTAAAGTTGCTCTTTTTTACTTTGGCTGCTAATTAATGAATTGCGTCAATGCAATGTCAATAATCCAAAAACATGCAAAAGATTTAAGACAATCCTCTCTGCAGGGACAATATCAACACAAAATTATCACAGCATCTCTCCCAGTCAGTCTGCCACTCTGCAACACAAAGCCTTTAATAACAGGGCATGGTAAATCTCTGCTCTCAACTGACCTCAATGGATCTGGGAAAAGTGAAATTGTATTCCCATTCCCCCAGGCAATTACCATTGGGTTCTCAAAACTTAAACGAATGTAAACCGCATACTGAAGCAGAATATTTATATGTGAATTCCAAATCTCCCAGCCTGCAACTTCATGAGGATAGTAAAGTGCTCAGCTTAGCAGGGCTAACAATCAATTGCGACAGAAAAGGATTGAGACAATATATAATCACAACAGAATGTCACACAAAGGAAACTGTTGTTCTTGTGCATTTTCCAAATCTTAACAGATGTGTCAGTTGGCTGGTCTGATACCGGTTACACTGAATCACATTAAAAGCCCACATCACCACATCATGTTGGAATACATAGCATTAATAAGGCTGCAGTCCAACTCCAGCTTCACCTCAAAGCCTCAGGCTGTACAAACACCAAGAAACTGATCAACTTCATAAGGTCACAAAGAATCCATATGCTTATGAACTCAGTTTGTGGTTTTAATGACAAGCAAGGGAAACTAATAATTTAGTTCAATACTTGAAACTCAAATTCGAAATGCAATTCTTTCATAGCATAAACTAAATCTACACAACCCACTAAGTTATACTCATGTAGCACCGACGAGACAATTATAAAAACATTGCCAAAAGTGAAGAATCTTTAACCGGAAATATTCAATTCCCAAATATTGAAGTGTTCTTCAAACAAGGCTTTCTGTAATGTAATTTTATTATCAACATGTAAATGTGGGTCATTTTTCTTGTTCATATTTTGAGTAACATAAAAAAATCTTGAAGTAGGTTGCAGTTTAGAAAGGTAGCAACGCAGGGCTCAATTCACTACTGCTTCATTAGTGCAGAGCACAAAGCCATGAGTACTGAGGAAGGACATAGGAAAATAGGCATATTCCCTCCAATGTGTCAGCACCATTGCTGAAAACTATACGATCAAAACTTAGGATTTAAAATATCTTACTTTGGCAAGCAACATGAGTGAAAGATAAGTCAGATGTTAGATATTAAATTAGGAGTTATATAATGAGCTATATGGGCTGAGAGATTTGTCGTCAATTCTATCCAAAAAGAGAATTGAGactacagaaacaaaaacaaaaccaccATTTGGAAAAAAGGGTAGACGTGAAACGAGATTAAAGGGAGGCGCGGGCTGACAGGAATCCACTAACTGGCtttttaaaactgtcttcattcaGGTGAAGATCAATTTCAGGAGATGGGATCTGGGTTAAGGGAATCCTCAGAAGATGAATGAAACGGATGGTGTGTCGGTCCTGCCAAGTTCTCGGTCTGACTCCACAGCGGACACACATTTCCTGGTTGGGCTGTAATTCTAATCGTGGAGAAAGCGGAGTCTGCAGCTCCTGAAGCAGAGTTTAGAATAGATCTAGATGCCGGATTGCAACCAGAGAGCCAATCCTCCAGCTCAGAATCAACCTCGGGCCCGTCCCTGACAAGCACAATCGTCCCAGTTCTCCCCCCACCTCCAAAAAATGTCTGATGTTTAACAAAATATATATGTACCCAATGTTAGATTGAGGGGAAATTAACGCAACTTTGAAACATCACGCGATAAATAATTGTCTTATTTCTTGGCTGACTAATGGAAAAGGGGATACAGAGAGAGTTTAGCCCgacatttatttttctgttttctgaCCGAATGTAATATTTTGCAGGAACAGTTAGAGTTTCACCGGGACCAATCCGAGCTCATCGTGCTGCAGCTCTCAGCCGCGGCTCAAACCCTCTCCAAGTGGGAACATTTCAAACCCCCTCCCCATTGCCGAGGCTCCCTCCCTCCGACTCCGAGATCTCTCGATCGTCAGTGAGGACACCTACTACCCCTAGTCTCTTCTGCCCCTCACTGTCTTGCTCTCTCCACCTCAGCCCCGGTACTGCCCCGGCTCTGCGCCGATCTTGCGCCGGTACTGCCCCGGCTCTGCGCCGATCTTGCGCCGGTACTGCCCCGGCTCTGCGCCGATCTTGCGCCGGTACTGCCCCGGCTCTGCGCCGATCTTGCGCCGGTACTGCCCCGGCTCTGCGCCGATCTTGCGCCGGTACTGCCCCGGCTCTGCGCCGATCTTGCGCCGGTACTGCCCCGGCTCTGCGCCGATCTTGCGCCGGTACTGCCCCGGCTCTGCGCCGATCTTGCGCCGGTACTGCCCCGGCTCTGCGCCGATCTTGCGCCGGTACTGCCCCGGCTCTGCGCCGATCTTGCGCCGGTACTGCCCCGGCTCTGCGCCGATCTTGCGCCGGTACTGCCCCGGCTCTGCGCCGATCTTGCGCCGGTACTGCCCCGGCTCTGCGCCGATCTTGCGCCGGTACTGCCCCGGCTCTGCGCCGATCTTGCGCCGGTACTGCCCCGGCTCTGCGCCGATCTTGCGCCGGTACTGCCCCGGCTCTGCGCCGATCTTGCGCCGGTACTGCCCCGGCTCTGCGCCGATCTTGCGCCGGTACTGCCCCGGCTCTGCGCCGATCTTGCGCCGGTACTGCCCCGGCTCTGCGCCGATCTTGCGCCGGTACTGCCCCGGCTCTGCGCCGATCTTGCGCCGGTACTGCCCCGGCTCTGCGCCGATCTTGCGCCGGTACTGCCCCGGCTCTGCGCCGATCTTGCGCCGGTACTGCCCCGGCTCTGCGCCGATCTTGCGCCGGTACTGCCCCGGCTCTGCGCCGATCTTGCGCCGGTACTGCCCCGGCTCTGCGCCGATCTTGCGCCGGTACTGCCCCGGCTCTGCGCCGATCTTGCGCCGGTACTGCCCCGGCTCTGCGCCGATCTTGCGCCGGTACTGCCCCGGCTCTGCGCCGATCTTGCGCCGGTACTGCCCCGGCTCTGCGCCGATCTTGCGCCGGTACTGCCCCGGCTCTGCGCCGATCTTGCGCCGGTACTGCCCCGGCTCTGCGCCGATCTTGCGCCGGTACTGCCCCGGCTCTGCGCCGATCTTGCGCCGGTACTGCCCCGGCTCTGCGCCGATCTTGCGCCGGTACTGCCCCGGCTCTGCGCCGATCTTGCGCCGGTACTGCCCCGGCTCTGCGCCGATCTTGCGCCGGTACTGCCCCGGCTCTGCGCCGATCTTGCGCCGGTACTGCCCCGGCTCTGCGCCGATCTTGCGCCGGTACTGCCCCGGCTCTGCGCCGATCTTGCGCCGGTACTGCCCCGGCTCTGCGCCGATCTTGCGCCGGTACTGCCCCGGCTCTGCGCCGATCTTGCGCCGGTACTGCCCCGGCTCTGCGCCGATCTTGCGCCGGTACTGCCCCGGCTCTGCGCCGATCTTGCGCCGGTACTGCCCCGGCTCTGCGCCGCTCCTACTCGGCGCCGCCAACCTCCGCAAACTGGAGCGAAGTGGCGGCGTCAATGGGAGGCAGCGAGAGGCGGCTGGAGGAGGGCTCTCTGCGCCCAGTGATGTCAGGGTGAGGCGGGAATACAGTCCCTAATATGGGCCCGAGAGCTTTCTGAACCGGCCTGTGACCATGGCAACTGGCAGCATCGAGTTACCCCGCTCCCAGCTCCGACTTGCAGAGAGTTTGTGCGGACTGAGCCCTCCAGGATTAGCGGGAGAAGGTGCTAATGCCAGTCCCGCAGCACCCTGCAcagggggggggagagagagagagagagccagggGTATGGCAAACAGGGGAATGAAtaaacagagacagagggagatcTGGAGGATTAATAAATAGGGAGATCCAGGGAATTGATAAAcaacgagggagagagagagatccagggGCAAGACGGACAGAGAAAGTGATGAATAAAGTCATactgaactcgaaacattaactctgtttctctctccataattaatgccaggcctactgagtttctccagcattctctgtgtttgtcccTGTTTGCCTTTCACCCCCCCTTGCTTATCAAAAATCCAaaactctgccttaaaatataCAAAGACTCTGTCGCCACTGCCCTTTGAGATAGAGTTAcaaaaattcacaaccctctgtatgAAGGGTCTTTACTTCATCTGCCTTAAATGACATTTGCTCTATTTTTCCAAAACAGTGATCCCTATGCAGGAGAGCTTCCTTTCCAATCCACTCAGTGAACAGTCCCAGCCAACCAAGATGTTTCAATCAAGGGTGCACAGGTACTATCTAAGACCTGAGGGACATGAACTGGTTAATTTATTTGCTCTTTGTGCAACTGTGCTGTGTATAGGTTGTTATATTTACCTACAAAAACAAAAGGCTACACTCcaggattagtttagttttggaacattCAGCTGGCATGAAAGGAGCATGTAAAGGGAATTACTTTTCTTCTAATTTCTGAATATTTTATTATCCCATCATTAGTTACATGATGGAAATGTCTAATTTTCTCATTCACAccacataaaaaaaaaacactttatagATCTCAAAAGCCTTTAAAAATGTTAAGCATCAGCCCAAGGATGATAAAAGGAACACCAAAACTCAGAATTCAGCAAGTTCTGGAGGATTCCAAATAAACACAAGTGGAGATGCATCACAAGACTTTCACTGTCGAAGTATAATTTATGCATTAGAGCAAGCTTTGCAGTCCAAAAATAAAGCCCTTAAGGTACTATCCcatcaaataaaatataaaatagcaGGGGAAAAGaagccaatttttttaaaaattaaaccaaaAAGTAGGATCAGGCAGTAAAGAGGTGGAATGTAAATTTGCAGGAGATATTACACATATCTTTACCCCAAGATAAACATGTAAAATAATTGCTCAGACAGCTGGATGctacaattaaacaattaaaaaaGCAGAGGGATACGGTTTAAGGAACCAAATTATCTTCTGATGTTCTTAAATTGACACTGAAATGCATTCTAACAAATGTATTCTTTCTTTCAGTTGAATGCAGCTTATTTCCTAATATTACAAGTCTGATAAAAGCATAATAGAGTTTAGGAATTGGGAAAGGCCATTAAAATAAAGAACTTCCATTTACACTGACTCCACAGGACATCCCAAGGCACTTTGCAGCCAACTAATTAATTGTGAAGTACAATTATTGAagtatatttgtttttaaaatgtaaatggaGTAGCCAATTAGCTAGCACTGTAAAGTCCCAGAAATGtaggaaatgagaaataaaagtctattttatttgttttggtgGTAGCAGTTCAGGGTCACGTGGGAACTGTTGCAATGTTTCTCCAAAAAGGTGATCTCCACCCAAATTACATCCCTAATGAGGCATGCTTCTCCTGAAGGACTGCACCCAATTCTATCCTGTTTATTTCTCATTCACCAAAATTTAGAACCACCAGCAGGTTTCTGAGTGACACATGGTGCCAGAAACTGCAAGGGAATGGGGTGGACTATTTGCCATTACGCCTCCTTGCCTTGGAAGAAAAGCCAGTGGCAAGCCAACGGTCCAGAAAGAAACCTGATCCACAGCCAAACCTTGCGGCAGGCAGGACAAGGGATTGGAGCATCACCCTCTTGCTCTCTTGCCCCCCCTCCTAACCCTCATTCTGTGG
Protein-coding regions in this window:
- the LOC122540537 gene encoding glutenin, high molecular weight subunit DX5-like — translated: MEQVRGAEWPTPTRSTSNRLNSLITLKPLRIEEKHIIAELTVQGLYSRLTLTSLGAESPPPAASRCLPLTPPLRSSLRRLAAPSRSGAEPGQYRRKIGAEPGQYRRKIGAEPGQYRRKIGAEPGQYRRKIGAEPGQYRRKIGAEPGQYRRKIGAEPGQYRRKIGAEPGQYRRKIGAEPGQYRRKIGAEPGQYRRKIGAEPGQYRRKIGAEPGQYRRKIGAEPGQYRRKIGAEPGQYRRKIGAEPGQYRRKIGAEPGQYRRKIGAEPGQYRRKIGAEPGQYRRKIGAEPGQYRRKIGAEPGQYRRKIGAEPGQYRRKIGAEPGQYRRKIGAEPGQYRRKIGAEPGQYRRKIGAEPGQYRRKIGAEPGQYRRKIGAEPGQYRRKIGAEPGQYRRKIGAEPGQYRRKIGAEPGQYRRKIGAEPGQYRRKIGAEPGQYRRKIGAEPGQYRRKIGAEPGQYRRKIGAEPGQYRRKIGAEPGQYRRKIGAEPGQYRRKIGAEPGQYRRKIGAEPGQYRRKIGAEPGQYRRKIGAEPGQYRRKIGAEPGQYRG